DNA from Salinispora arenicola:
ACAACGACGAGGTCGCCAAGGTCATTGCCGCATACGACCCGGCGGTGGCCGCCCGGGTCGCCGACCGGGTGTCGGAGCGGGACATCGCCGCCGCGCTGGTCCAGCGGATCAACCGGCTGGCGCTGGTCAAGGTCGACCTGCACACCCACCAGGTGCAGGTGCACCGGCTGCTCCAGGCAGCGCTGCGGTCCCGGATGACGCCGGCCGAACTGACCGGGGTGAAGCAGGACGTGCACCGGATCCTCGCCGGTTCGCGTCCCGCCGGTGAGGTCGAGGACCCGGCGGCGCAGGCCCGCCTGCGGCTTCTCTGGCCGCACCTCGACGGTGCCGACGCCCTCTCCTCCCCGGACGACAACGTTCGGCAGCTCATCATCGATCGGATCCGCTACATCTACCTCAACGGCGGGTACGCCCAGGGAGACCGGTATGCCGAGCAGGCCGACGCGGCCTGGACGCAGCTGTTGGCGCAGCTGGGTGTGGACACCGCGGAACACCGGGCGTTGCAGGTGCAGCTGCTGCATCTGCGGTTCAACCGGGCCAACCTGCTGCGCAGTCTCGGTCGGTTCGACGACGCGCGCCGACTCGACGAGGAGACGTTGCGTGCGCAGGAGCAGTTGATCGGCTCCACCCACCCGTACACCTTGATGACCGCCGGAGGGTACGGGGGTGACCTGCGGGCCATCGGCCGCTACTCGGATGCGCTGGAACGGGACCTGCGCACCTACGCCGCCTCCGTCGAGGTGTTCGGCGAGGACCATCGCCGCACGTTGATCGCCGCGAACAATCTCGCCGCGTCCTACCGCTTGATGGGTGACTTCCGGCGGGCGCTCGACGGGGACGAGGCGACCTTCCGTCGGCTGCGGGTGGTGCTCGGCCCGGAGCACCCCCGGACCCTGCTGACCGCCAACAACCTGGCCCGGGATCTTCGGGAGGCCGGCGACTACGAACGGGCGGTGGCGCTGTCGCAGACCGTTGTCGCCGGCTACCGCAAGCTCTTCGGTGACCAGTCCCACGACGTGTTGGTCGCGCAGACCAACCTCGCCGCGTCGCTGCGCAGCGCCGGCGAGATCGCCGAGGCGGCCCGGTTGTTCGACGACACGTACCACCACCTGCTCGTCGGGTTGGGCCCGCTCAGTCCGGACACCCTGTTCAGCCGGCTGTCACGGGGGGCGAACCTGCTGTTGAAGGGTGAACTGGAACAGGCCCGGGTCGAGTTGGCCGAGACGGAGACGCAGCTCGTGCAGGTCTTCGGCGAGGGGCATCCGTACGTGCTGGTGTGCCGCAACAACCTGACTGTGGCGATGTGGGACTCCGGTGAGGTGGCGGCGGCTCGGGAACTGGCCACGGCGACGGCGGTGACCGCGGCGTTGGGCGCGACGCATCCACTGTCCATGGCGGTCGCCAACAACCTCGCCGTCTACACGATCCTCAACGGCGAGGTGGAGGCCGGGCGGGAGCAGCTGCGCGTGGTCGTGGGTCGGTTGCGCGAGACCCTGGGCGAGGATCATCCGGACACGCTGCGTGGCCGGGGGAACCTGGCACTCGCCGAGCAGACGGCCACGGGCGGGGGCACCGGCAGCAACGACCGGATCCGGTTGGCGGACCGGCTGGCCAACCGGATCGGTCAGCACCATCCGAGCGTGGTGAACCTGCGGGAGGGACGGTATGTGCGGCGGGTGATCGACGCGCACCCCTACTGACCAAACCGGGCGCCGATCAGGAGGTCCTGGTGCACCGCCGCGTCGTCGGTGGTGAGCCAGCTCAGGATGCGTGGCAGTTCCTCCACCGCGTCGAAGTGCGCCGCGCCGGCCTGCACCTCGAGCTCCGCGCCGGGAATGCGGGAGGCGAGCCACCGGGTGTGGCTGACCGGGGCGAAGGTGTCCTCGGCGCCGTGCCAGAGCCGCACCTTCGTCGCCGAGGAGTCGATCAGGCCGAGGTCGAACTTCCAGTCCCGGCGCAGCGCGAGGACGTCGTCGATCCACCCGTACGGGCCGGCGCGCAGCGCGTCGGCGAACGTGTCGGTGAGCATCCGACGCAGTGCTGGATCGCGGATGACCCGCCGGTCCGCCGCGGTCATCTGTGTTGTCAGTTCGTCCAGCAGCAGCCGTGGATCTTCGCTGGCCCGCTGCGCCCGGCGGCGGATCTCCTCCACTATGGCGGGGGTGTCGGACCGGCCGGCGCCGAAGCCCTGGACGTTGTCGGTGTTCATCCCGGCGAACCAGTCCAGCTCAGACGCGTTGGCGGGCGCGAAGCCGACCAGCACCGCCACCCGGGTCACCCGGTGGCGCAGCGTGGGGTCGGCGGCGCAGGCGAGGGCGTGCGGTCCGCCGCCGGATCTGCCGACGACGGCGAAGCGGGCCAGCCCCAGGTGCTCCGCGATGGCCTCCACGTCGCGTGCCGCGTCGGCCACGTCGCGTCCTTCGAACCGGTCCGAGTCGCCGTAGCCAGGCCGGTCGTAGGTGATCAGTTTTACGCCTAATCGATAGAGGACGATGCCTCGTGGCTTTGGCCCCTTGCGGCTCCCCGGGGTGCCGTGCATGAGGAAGACCGGGTGCCCGTCGGGTGCACCCGAGACCTCATACGCTAACCGTTTAGTGTCCGCTCGATAGGCGAATTCGGTCCCCGGCTCCCCTTCTCGGATCACTCCAGCCTGCCTTCCGGTGCTGCTGACCAGCGAATGTCCGTCATGTCGGCCGAGAGCGAAGGTGATCGTTCGGCGACGAACGACCCCACCCGGCAGTTGAGCCTAACGGTCGGGTCGTGCGCACCGCCATCGGCTGGTTCGGCAAGCCGCCGGATCTGTCGACAGGAGCGCCGTCCGGATTGGGCGGATCTTGCGTTGGCGCCGCCGATCGAATCCGGTCGGCGGCTCGGCCACTGCTGGGTCGATCGTTGCTCCGGAAGGACTGTCTGGGTGGCGGCCGGTGCTCAGGCGGCGATGTCCGTGCGGCGCTGCTGCTCCGCCGTGGCGGGACGTAGCGGGTGCGTCTGGGGCGTCATCCAGCTGTCCGTCTGCCCGCCCGGCCGGTCGGTCGGTCGCTGCCCGGAGGGCGTCCGGGCCACCCGCAGCGCGTGCTGGGCGGTCTGCCAGGCGGCGCACGGCCAGCCCTGGTCGGCGCAGAGCAGGTTCTCGCAGCCGGTGCCCGCGGCGTCGGGCTGGTGTGCGTCCGCCACGTCGAGGGCCAGCCCCCACAGCAGTGGATCAGTGACCTCGTCGGGACGGTCGACGCGGTGTGCGGACCGGTTATGGGTTGTGTCGGACATGTCGGGCCCCCCTCGTGAACTGCTGTGATCCTACCTTCACCCCGTTCCCGGCCTGGTGAACGGGCAGGTCGGGAACGGGGGTGGTGGGAACTGGCGGGAC
Protein-coding regions in this window:
- a CDS encoding alpha/beta fold hydrolase, with amino-acid sequence MIREGEPGTEFAYRADTKRLAYEVSGAPDGHPVFLMHGTPGSRKGPKPRGIVLYRLGVKLITYDRPGYGDSDRFEGRDVADAARDVEAIAEHLGLARFAVVGRSGGGPHALACAADPTLRHRVTRVAVLVGFAPANASELDWFAGMNTDNVQGFGAGRSDTPAIVEEIRRRAQRASEDPRLLLDELTTQMTAADRRVIRDPALRRMLTDTFADALRAGPYGWIDDVLALRRDWKFDLGLIDSSATKVRLWHGAEDTFAPVSHTRWLASRIPGAELEVQAGAAHFDAVEELPRILSWLTTDDAAVHQDLLIGARFGQ